A single region of the Lysinibacillus sp. B2A1 genome encodes:
- the mmsA gene encoding methylmalonate-semialdehyde dehydrogenase (CoA acylating) encodes MTVQQKMKTLTHFINGVEVAGTSGRFSEVYNPSTGEVIAQVPLASKEEVKKAIQLAKAAFPEWKKTAIGKRVEVLHRFRQLLIEKQDELIALICEESGKTGEDAKGEIVRGIESVDMAISAPQMLKGEYSVNVGGNINAFSAKSPLGVVATIAPFNFPVMVPLAISSMAVAVGNAVILKPSERVPISALFISKLWKEAGLPDGIWTVVNGDKEAVNELLENKEIQAISFVGSTPVAEYIYQTGTKHNKRVAAFGGGKNFMIVMPDANLEQTANAFLGAAYGAASQRCMAISGALVVGKDTELRFTDILKEKIAQLKIGPYTDHEVDFGPVITQQSKDVIIRYIDGAIDEGANLVIDGRNPKICETSKGFYLGPTLLNNVTPDMTIFKEEVFGPARIVVGVLTLQEAIDVINNHELGNGVTMFTNSGAAARKFQEEIEVGMVGVNVPIPIPVGYHNFGGWKRSKFGEGHMFGPDQARFFTKAKTISERWPDETEDTVSSFAFPSNNDVKS; translated from the coding sequence ATGACAGTTCAGCAAAAAATGAAAACGCTAACACACTTTATAAATGGGGTAGAAGTAGCTGGCACAAGTGGACGATTTTCAGAAGTTTATAATCCTTCGACAGGAGAAGTCATTGCACAGGTTCCTTTAGCGTCTAAAGAAGAGGTCAAGAAAGCAATTCAGCTAGCAAAGGCAGCATTCCCTGAATGGAAGAAAACAGCGATTGGTAAACGAGTAGAGGTTTTACATCGCTTTCGTCAATTATTGATTGAAAAACAGGATGAATTGATTGCCTTGATCTGTGAGGAAAGTGGAAAAACAGGAGAGGATGCAAAGGGAGAAATTGTACGTGGTATTGAGTCTGTGGATATGGCGATTAGTGCTCCGCAAATGCTTAAGGGTGAATACTCTGTCAATGTAGGCGGTAATATTAATGCATTTTCCGCAAAGAGCCCACTTGGGGTTGTTGCAACAATTGCTCCGTTTAATTTCCCTGTTATGGTTCCGCTTGCCATTTCAAGTATGGCTGTTGCAGTAGGGAATGCTGTTATTTTAAAACCATCAGAGCGTGTGCCAATTTCAGCACTGTTTATAAGCAAGCTGTGGAAAGAGGCCGGACTTCCAGATGGGATTTGGACAGTTGTAAATGGCGATAAGGAAGCAGTAAATGAACTTCTTGAAAATAAGGAGATACAGGCAATTTCTTTTGTTGGCTCAACACCTGTTGCTGAATATATTTACCAAACTGGTACAAAGCATAATAAACGTGTAGCTGCCTTTGGCGGCGGGAAGAACTTTATGATTGTTATGCCAGATGCCAACCTAGAACAAACGGCTAATGCATTTTTGGGGGCAGCCTATGGAGCAGCTTCTCAGCGTTGTATGGCTATTTCAGGCGCACTTGTTGTAGGAAAAGATACAGAGCTACGTTTTACAGACATATTAAAAGAAAAAATTGCACAATTGAAAATAGGGCCTTATACAGATCATGAGGTAGATTTTGGTCCAGTAATCACACAGCAATCAAAAGATGTCATTATTCGTTATATTGATGGGGCCATTGATGAAGGTGCGAATCTAGTAATAGATGGCCGAAATCCAAAAATATGCGAAACATCTAAAGGCTTTTATCTTGGTCCGACTTTGCTAAATAATGTAACTCCAGATATGACAATCTTTAAGGAAGAGGTTTTTGGCCCTGCACGTATTGTTGTAGGTGTTCTAACGCTACAGGAAGCAATTGATGTAATTAATAATCATGAATTAGGGAATGGCGTCACAATGTTTACGAATAGTGGAGCAGCAGCCCGTAAATTCCAAGAAGAAATCGAAGTAGGGATGGTAGGGGTTAATGTGCCAATTCCAATTCCAGTAGGTTACCACAATTTTGGTGGATGGAAGCGCTCTAAGTTTGGTGAAGGGCATATGTTTGGACCTGATCAAGCACGCTTCTTTACTAAGGCAAAAACAATTTCTGAACGCTGGCCAGACGAAACTGAAGATACAGTAAGTTCCTTTGCGTTTCCTAGTAATAACGATGTGAAGAGTTAA
- a CDS encoding aspartate aminotransferase family protein, with protein sequence MAEINLKSDVLKKDEQYVWHSMKPYNPQATYVVEKSDGARITDTDGVEYIDAMAGLWCVNVGYGRKELADAAHEQMMKNPYAPLSQGHLPAVELAEKINEILGGDYVIFFSNSGSEANETAFKIARQYHQQKGQSSRYKIISRYRAYHGNSFGALAATGQAERKYKYEPLSPGFVHVAPPDQYREYECDTIAPTDLASVRAVDKTMTWELSDTIAAMILEPIITGGGVIMPPENYLKGISEVCKKHGALMIVDEVICGFGRTGMPFGFMNYDVKPDIITMAKGITSAYLPLSATAVKREIYEAFTGSEAYDYFRHVNTFGGSPVACAVALKNIEILQREKLFERSSKVGATTLQALQQALNHHPKVGDIRGKGLLIGIELVTDKASKEPLPVGKVNAVIAACKEQGVIIGKNGATVAGFNNVLTLSPPLNIAQEDLTKIMEVVIENIHKI encoded by the coding sequence ATGGCTGAGATAAATCTTAAAAGTGATGTTTTAAAAAAGGATGAACAATATGTTTGGCATTCAATGAAGCCCTATAACCCGCAGGCTACTTATGTAGTGGAAAAATCTGACGGTGCAAGAATTACAGATACAGATGGAGTTGAATATATTGACGCAATGGCAGGGCTTTGGTGTGTGAATGTTGGTTACGGGCGAAAGGAATTAGCAGATGCCGCACATGAGCAAATGATGAAAAATCCGTATGCACCTTTATCGCAAGGGCATTTACCAGCAGTGGAGCTAGCTGAAAAGATTAATGAAATACTGGGCGGAGATTATGTCATCTTCTTCTCCAACAGTGGCTCAGAGGCAAATGAAACTGCTTTTAAAATTGCACGCCAGTATCATCAGCAAAAAGGCCAAAGCTCACGTTATAAAATTATTTCTCGCTATCGTGCCTATCATGGGAATTCCTTTGGCGCATTAGCTGCTACTGGGCAGGCGGAGCGAAAATATAAATATGAGCCATTATCTCCTGGATTTGTACATGTAGCCCCTCCAGATCAATATCGTGAATATGAATGCGACACTATTGCTCCTACAGATTTAGCAAGCGTTAGGGCTGTTGATAAAACGATGACATGGGAGCTTAGTGATACAATTGCTGCTATGATTTTAGAGCCAATTATTACAGGGGGCGGGGTTATCATGCCTCCAGAAAATTATTTAAAGGGCATTTCGGAAGTTTGTAAAAAGCATGGAGCTTTAATGATTGTAGATGAAGTAATCTGTGGTTTTGGCCGAACAGGTATGCCGTTTGGATTTATGAACTATGATGTAAAACCAGATATCATTACAATGGCAAAAGGAATTACAAGTGCTTATTTACCCTTATCAGCAACAGCTGTAAAACGAGAAATTTATGAGGCATTTACTGGCTCTGAGGCATATGATTATTTCCGCCACGTCAATACATTTGGAGGTTCTCCTGTAGCCTGTGCCGTAGCACTAAAGAATATTGAAATTCTTCAGCGAGAAAAGTTGTTTGAGAGATCTAGTAAGGTCGGGGCTACAACCCTCCAAGCACTACAACAGGCATTAAATCATCACCCGAAAGTTGGGGATATTCGAGGAAAAGGTTTATTAATTGGAATCGAATTAGTTACAGATAAAGCATCTAAGGAACCGTTACCAGTGGGGAAAGTAAATGCAGTAATAGCAGCATGTAAAGAGCAGGGGGTTATTATAGGTAAAAATGGAGCTACTGTTGCAGGATTTAATAACGTTTTAACGTTATCCCCACCTCTGAATATTGCTCAAGAAGATCTGACGAAAATAATGGAAGTGGTTATAGAGAATATTCATAAAATTTAA
- a CDS encoding cell division protein FtsW, producing MLQFKKLDKSLVICLLLLGLISCLFVHSSSSVFEQYSSSFIIKQSLYYLIGFVTMCGVATLDIEQLKKIGWPFYIVVVLLTFGLFIAPESIARTVNEAKRWYQIPLLGSFQPSEFLKFAFLIVVSKVIVAHQEKYKHPSFLTDMRLLFTIAVITIPPTLAVYKEPDTGMTMLYMAMILPMLFFSGIQKKLLLILAAIPVSIISIVVILYVKFNDFFTERVLSKLSGHQISRIYGWLQPYEYPDSSFQTRQGFLAIGSGGFTGKGYLHNNVYVVEKHTDFIFANIAEEAGFLGAAFVITLLFFVIYRIVLVTVEAKDPFMTLMGAGIASLLAFQITQNIGMTIGLLPVTGMTLPFLSYGGSSLLSNFMLMGIVMIIYKSYSSYMFKAEE from the coding sequence GTGTTACAGTTCAAAAAACTAGATAAGAGTTTAGTCATTTGCTTGCTGTTACTTGGTCTAATTAGTTGTCTCTTCGTCCACTCTAGCAGTTCGGTATTTGAACAATATTCAAGCTCTTTTATCATCAAGCAGTCTCTATACTACCTTATCGGGTTTGTCACAATGTGTGGGGTAGCTACACTTGATATAGAACAACTAAAAAAGATTGGCTGGCCTTTTTATATAGTCGTGGTTCTATTAACATTCGGATTATTTATTGCACCTGAAAGTATAGCTAGAACAGTCAATGAGGCAAAGCGCTGGTATCAAATTCCATTATTGGGTTCATTCCAGCCATCAGAGTTTTTAAAGTTCGCATTTTTAATTGTTGTCAGCAAAGTTATTGTTGCACATCAGGAAAAATATAAGCACCCCTCCTTTTTAACAGATATGCGGCTCCTATTTACAATTGCTGTCATTACGATTCCACCAACACTTGCTGTTTATAAGGAACCTGACACAGGTATGACAATGCTTTATATGGCGATGATTCTACCGATGCTTTTCTTTTCAGGTATTCAGAAAAAGTTGCTGCTAATATTAGCGGCTATACCAGTATCGATTATTAGCATTGTGGTTATTCTTTATGTAAAATTTAATGATTTTTTTACAGAAAGGGTTCTAAGTAAATTATCTGGACATCAAATTTCACGAATTTATGGCTGGCTACAGCCTTATGAATATCCAGATTCATCTTTTCAAACTAGGCAAGGCTTTTTAGCAATTGGCTCTGGAGGATTCACAGGAAAAGGATACTTACATAACAATGTCTATGTTGTGGAAAAACATACAGATTTCATTTTTGCAAATATCGCAGAGGAGGCAGGCTTCCTTGGGGCAGCATTCGTCATCACCCTTTTATTTTTTGTGATTTACCGTATTGTCCTCGTTACAGTAGAGGCAAAGGATCCGTTTATGACGCTGATGGGAGCAGGTATTGCTAGTTTATTGGCCTTCCAAATTACTCAAAACATTGGTATGACAATTGGACTTTTACCCGTAACAGGTATGACGTTGCCGTTTTTAAGCTATGGAGGAAGTTCCCTTTTATCAAATTTCATGCTAATGGGTATTGTGATGATTATCTATAAATCTTATAGCTCTTACATGTTTAAAGCTGAGGAGTAG
- a CDS encoding methyl-accepting chemotaxis protein, which produces MQFFRYIMVKDKLLVLMIVCVLSNVLLGIFSVDYLRKMSWNASESYTQGLVPIGWLNELEESQRQLDYLVDTAGSYQEMTTILKSMEQPLDHLVSLEVDKKMDHQMKKYKTLLAQQMDLIESYKQLKPKEQQQFYTLSFLTVSQQSHTLLEETQSYLVQRAKEQQSSYQRDVQFGYWLLGGVCLFVVLLVIFIGFIATKAVNVPTRQLKSLLKRAEQGDFTANASYVAHDELGAVVLSYNQMVNEVKMLLHTVTNSAHEVEEMTGKLQESSERSSTTTHKIAKDVQSISDSTAASTTKLASNTASLEEVLNGVQIILEKVQVVENFAHKTARDAESGTEIVQANLTQIQNIKKAVEKSNTAIFNLLERASTIDQMVEVIENITAQTNLLALNASIEAARAGEHGKGFAVVANEVRKLAEQTVQSTQTITSIVQNIHLDSSYAVQMMEGVLAATEKGVHVTGKTAISFDQILEKVHTIKPYIMEVSSTVQEIANHTKKVSEDAVMLTTFSNTNAASTKHVATLTTDQLTAQQQFHSYIKELRKVSKVLQIAVKRFSI; this is translated from the coding sequence ATGCAATTTTTTCGTTACATTATGGTGAAGGACAAGCTACTTGTACTAATGATAGTTTGTGTGCTTTCAAATGTACTGCTAGGTATTTTTAGTGTGGATTATCTAAGGAAAATGTCCTGGAATGCAAGCGAGAGCTATACACAAGGACTAGTACCGATTGGTTGGTTAAACGAACTAGAAGAATCACAACGACAACTAGATTATTTAGTGGATACAGCAGGATCTTATCAAGAAATGACTACCATACTCAAAAGCATGGAGCAGCCTTTAGATCATTTAGTGAGTCTAGAAGTCGATAAAAAGATGGATCATCAAATGAAGAAATACAAGACCTTACTTGCACAGCAGATGGATTTAATTGAAAGCTATAAACAATTGAAGCCAAAGGAACAACAGCAGTTTTATACATTGTCCTTTTTAACTGTAAGCCAGCAAAGCCATACACTATTAGAAGAAACTCAAAGCTATTTGGTGCAGCGTGCTAAGGAACAACAATCAAGCTACCAAAGGGATGTACAATTTGGATATTGGTTACTTGGTGGGGTATGTTTATTTGTCGTATTGTTAGTTATTTTTATTGGATTTATAGCCACAAAGGCTGTGAATGTACCAACTCGTCAATTGAAATCTTTATTAAAGCGAGCAGAGCAAGGCGATTTTACAGCAAATGCTAGCTATGTCGCCCATGACGAATTAGGTGCGGTAGTGTTATCTTACAACCAAATGGTAAATGAGGTAAAAATGCTGCTTCATACTGTAACAAATAGCGCACATGAGGTGGAAGAAATGACTGGGAAACTGCAAGAATCCTCGGAGCGATCATCTACCACAACGCACAAGATTGCGAAGGACGTACAGTCTATTTCAGATTCAACAGCTGCCTCGACCACTAAGTTGGCTTCCAATACAGCATCATTGGAAGAAGTACTGAATGGTGTACAAATTATTTTAGAAAAAGTACAGGTTGTAGAAAACTTTGCTCATAAAACTGCACGTGATGCAGAAAGCGGCACAGAAATTGTACAAGCAAATTTAACTCAAATACAGAATATTAAGAAGGCGGTTGAAAAATCAAATACAGCCATCTTTAATTTGCTTGAAAGAGCATCTACAATCGACCAAATGGTTGAAGTGATTGAAAATATTACTGCACAAACAAATCTTCTAGCTTTAAATGCATCAATTGAAGCCGCACGAGCAGGAGAGCACGGCAAAGGATTTGCAGTAGTGGCAAATGAAGTTCGTAAACTTGCAGAGCAGACAGTTCAATCAACACAAACCATTACGTCCATTGTTCAAAATATTCATCTAGATTCAAGCTATGCCGTGCAAATGATGGAAGGTGTATTAGCTGCAACAGAGAAAGGTGTTCATGTAACGGGAAAAACAGCTATAAGCTTTGATCAAATACTAGAAAAAGTACATACCATTAAGCCATATATTATGGAAGTATCCTCCACAGTCCAGGAGATTGCTAATCACACGAAAAAGGTTAGTGAGGATGCTGTGATGTTAACGACGTTTTCTAATACAAATGCTGCTTCGACCAAGCATGTAGCTACACTAACAACAGATCAATTAACAGCACAGCAACAATTCCATAGTTATATAAAAGAGTTACGGAAAGTATCAAAAGTTCTACAAATTGCTGTAAAGCGATTTTCAATATAA
- a CDS encoding UDP-glucose 4-epimerase codes for MEKIIVTGALGQIGSELVEKLRSIYGEDNILATDIRKLEHTKGPFEILDVTDGQRMHDLAKDFGADTMIHLAALLSATAERNPLLAWNLNMGGLMNALEVSRELDLQFFTPSSIGAFGPSTPKDNTPQDTLQRPTTMYGVNKVAGELLCDYYYNRFGLDTRGVRFPGLISYVTPPGGGTTDYAVEIFYEAIEQGKYTSYIQKGTYMDMMYMPDALQAIIDLMEADSNNLIHRNAFNITAMSFEPAQLAAEIKKHLPHFRMDYNVDPVRQAIADSWPNSLNIEAAQKEWGFKAEYDLAKMTVDMLEKLKIKLQTKAIS; via the coding sequence ATGGAAAAGATTATTGTTACTGGAGCACTTGGTCAAATTGGTTCTGAGCTTGTAGAAAAACTTCGTAGTATTTATGGAGAGGACAACATACTTGCTACAGATATTAGAAAGCTAGAACATACTAAGGGCCCATTTGAAATATTGGACGTGACAGATGGACAAAGAATGCATGATTTAGCAAAGGATTTCGGTGCAGACACAATGATTCATTTAGCGGCATTATTATCTGCAACAGCTGAAAGAAATCCATTGCTGGCATGGAATTTAAATATGGGTGGCTTAATGAATGCATTAGAGGTTTCACGCGAGTTAGATCTACAATTTTTTACACCGAGCTCAATAGGTGCATTTGGTCCATCAACACCGAAGGACAATACGCCACAGGATACGTTACAGCGACCTACAACAATGTATGGTGTGAACAAAGTAGCTGGTGAACTTCTATGTGATTATTATTACAATCGCTTTGGCTTAGATACACGTGGTGTGCGATTCCCAGGGTTAATTTCGTATGTAACGCCTCCAGGAGGTGGTACAACAGACTATGCTGTTGAGATTTTCTATGAAGCGATTGAACAAGGCAAGTACACTTCCTATATTCAAAAAGGCACGTATATGGATATGATGTATATGCCAGATGCTTTACAGGCAATTATTGATTTAATGGAAGCTGATAGCAATAACTTGATTCATCGCAATGCCTTCAATATTACAGCAATGAGCTTTGAGCCAGCCCAGCTTGCAGCTGAAATTAAGAAGCATTTACCGCATTTCCGTATGGATTATAATGTAGATCCAGTGCGTCAAGCGATTGCAGATAGTTGGCCTAATTCTTTAAATATAGAAGCCGCCCAAAAAGAATGGGGCTTTAAAGCGGAGTATGATCTAGCGAAAATGACAGTTGATATGCTGGAAAAATTAAAAATCAAGCTACAAACAAAAGCAATTTCATAA
- a CDS encoding fatty-acid--CoA ligase yields MMQTPLVLTSFFKRAESYFARKMIVSRTSPEKIHRLTYGEWAKRTRRLADALTKLGMKRGAKIGSFAWNQHRHLEAYFAVPCSGAVLHMVNIRLSEEHLIYIINHAEDEILMIDQDLVPIIENIAPELKTVKHFIIMTDDDVLPETTLPNALSYEELLAAADENYQFPEDLDENAPAGMCYTSATTGNPKGVVYSHRGLVLHSIMLSMSDSMGIAERDIVMPIVPMFHANAWGLPFASVNVGATQVLPGPHFTSALILDLVEQEKVTLTAGVPTIWIGALQELEKRERDIRSLRAICCGGSASPTRLIRTFEETYGIPYIVVYGMTETTPIVALSNYMSWMDEWPIDKRIESRAMQGMTMAGIESSIVNDNGEVPWDGETMGELRLRGPWISHEYYRDERTADAYRDGWLYTGDIAVRTEDGFIKITDRTKDLIKSGGEWISSVDLENALMTHDAILEAAVIAIPHAKWQERPLACVVLKEGKSATEEELLAFLESQFAKWWVPDDVVFLEEIPKTSVGKFLKAKLRDNVAEIYPKLSTLV; encoded by the coding sequence ATGATGCAAACGCCATTGGTTTTAACAAGTTTTTTTAAACGAGCAGAAAGTTATTTTGCTAGAAAGATGATAGTTTCTCGGACAAGTCCAGAAAAAATTCACCGTCTCACATATGGAGAGTGGGCAAAAAGAACACGCCGTTTAGCAGATGCACTAACGAAGCTAGGAATGAAAAGAGGAGCGAAAATTGGCTCCTTTGCATGGAATCAGCACCGCCATTTAGAGGCATATTTTGCAGTACCATGCTCAGGTGCGGTTTTGCATATGGTGAATATAAGACTCTCAGAAGAGCATTTAATATATATTATTAATCATGCAGAGGATGAGATTTTAATGATTGATCAGGATCTTGTACCAATCATTGAAAACATTGCGCCAGAGCTTAAGACAGTGAAACATTTTATTATTATGACAGATGATGACGTTTTGCCTGAAACAACATTGCCAAATGCATTATCCTATGAGGAGCTATTAGCAGCGGCTGATGAAAATTATCAATTTCCAGAGGATTTAGACGAGAATGCACCTGCTGGTATGTGCTATACAAGTGCGACAACTGGAAATCCGAAGGGGGTTGTTTATTCACATAGAGGCTTAGTATTACACAGCATAATGCTGAGTATGTCTGATTCCATGGGGATTGCCGAGCGGGATATTGTAATGCCTATAGTGCCGATGTTTCATGCAAATGCATGGGGTCTACCTTTTGCAAGCGTTAATGTCGGTGCAACACAAGTATTACCAGGTCCGCATTTTACATCAGCCTTAATTTTGGATTTAGTGGAGCAGGAAAAGGTCACACTAACAGCTGGAGTACCAACCATTTGGATTGGCGCATTACAGGAGCTAGAGAAGCGTGAACGAGATATTCGTTCATTACGTGCAATCTGTTGTGGTGGCTCAGCTTCACCAACTCGCCTAATTCGTACATTTGAAGAAACATATGGTATACCATATATTGTTGTGTATGGCATGACAGAAACAACACCAATCGTAGCATTATCGAATTATATGTCTTGGATGGATGAATGGCCAATTGACAAGAGAATTGAATCACGAGCTATGCAAGGAATGACAATGGCAGGCATTGAATCCAGTATTGTGAATGACAATGGAGAGGTACCATGGGACGGAGAAACGATGGGTGAGCTACGCTTACGTGGCCCATGGATTTCCCATGAATACTATCGTGATGAACGTACCGCCGATGCCTATCGAGACGGCTGGCTATATACAGGAGATATTGCAGTTCGAACAGAAGATGGTTTTATTAAAATAACGGATCGTACAAAGGATTTAATCAAGTCGGGAGGGGAATGGATTTCCTCAGTGGATTTAGAAAACGCGTTAATGACACATGATGCCATTTTGGAAGCGGCAGTTATAGCGATTCCCCATGCCAAGTGGCAAGAACGACCTTTAGCTTGTGTTGTGTTGAAGGAAGGAAAGTCTGCAACAGAAGAGGAGCTACTAGCATTCTTAGAAAGCCAATTTGCAAAATGGTGGGTACCAGATGATGTTGTATTTTTAGAGGAAATTCCAAAGACATCTGTAGGGAAATTCCTAAAAGCGAAACTAAGAGATAATGTGGCAGAAATTTATCCCAAATTAAGTACACTTGTATAA
- the trpB gene encoding tryptophan synthase subunit beta gives MGTVAEKKGYFGEFGGSFVPEELQNVLNILDGNFQKFKDDEDFKNELDYYFREYVGRKSPLYFAENLTKQLGGAKIYLKREDLNHTGSHKINNVLGQILLAKRMGANRVIAETGAGQHGVATATACAMFGMDCTIYMGLEDTKRQALNVFRMELLGAKVVAVDKGQGRLKDAVDEAFADLVENYETTFYLLGSAVGPHPFPSMVKHFQSVISRESREQILEKEGKLPTAVLACVGGGSNAIGAFAEYISDGVRLIGIEPDKAASLNEGTPGDLHGFRCLVLQDAEGNPLPTYSIAAGLDYPGVGPEHSYLKTIGRGEYVTVTNEEVLEAFQVLSKVEGIIPALESSHAVAHALKLAPTLSPEESIIINISGRGDKDVEQVFQMLNK, from the coding sequence ATGGGTACAGTAGCAGAGAAAAAAGGATATTTCGGTGAATTTGGCGGTAGCTTTGTTCCTGAAGAGCTTCAAAATGTATTGAATATTTTAGATGGAAACTTCCAGAAATTCAAAGACGATGAAGACTTTAAAAATGAGCTAGACTATTATTTCCGTGAATATGTGGGGCGCAAATCCCCGCTTTATTTTGCAGAGAATTTAACAAAGCAATTAGGTGGCGCAAAAATTTATTTAAAGCGTGAAGATCTTAACCATACAGGTTCACATAAAATCAATAATGTTTTAGGACAGATTTTACTAGCAAAACGTATGGGTGCTAATCGTGTTATTGCTGAAACAGGTGCTGGACAGCATGGCGTAGCAACGGCAACTGCTTGTGCAATGTTTGGTATGGATTGCACAATCTATATGGGCTTAGAGGATACAAAACGCCAAGCATTAAATGTGTTTCGTATGGAGCTTCTTGGTGCAAAGGTAGTCGCCGTTGATAAAGGTCAAGGACGACTAAAGGATGCGGTTGATGAAGCATTCGCTGACTTAGTAGAAAACTATGAAACTACTTTCTACTTATTAGGTTCAGCAGTAGGACCACATCCATTCCCATCCATGGTAAAACATTTCCAATCAGTTATTAGTCGTGAAAGCCGTGAACAAATTTTAGAAAAAGAAGGAAAGCTACCAACAGCTGTACTTGCCTGTGTAGGTGGGGGTAGTAATGCCATTGGTGCGTTTGCAGAGTATATTTCAGATGGTGTTCGTCTCATCGGTATTGAGCCCGATAAGGCTGCCTCACTTAATGAAGGAACTCCAGGTGATTTACACGGTTTTAGATGTTTAGTGCTGCAGGATGCAGAGGGTAATCCACTGCCAACCTATTCGATTGCCGCTGGTTTAGATTACCCTGGAGTAGGCCCAGAGCATAGCTACTTAAAAACAATTGGTCGTGGTGAATATGTTACTGTGACAAACGAGGAAGTGCTTGAAGCATTCCAGGTTCTGTCTAAAGTTGAGGGCATTATTCCAGCACTCGAAAGCTCTCATGCTGTGGCACATGCTCTTAAATTAGCCCCAACTCTATCGCCTGAAGAAAGTATTATTATTAATATCTCAGGTCGTGGGGATAAGGACGTAGAGCAAGTATTCCAAATGCTAAATAAATAA
- a CDS encoding ABC transporter ATP-binding protein → MLRVENLVKCYQNGDELLYALNSVSLSIDEGEFVVILGPSGSGKSTLLNVISGLEQPDSGSVMYDDYEICGLNQKELTMFRRDKTAFIFQAYHLLPFLNVESNVKMGADLKGNQNITEIIDGVGLSGLEHRLPYELSGGQQQRVSIARALAKKPDFLFCDEPTGALDEETSKQILTYLKRLQNQLKFTIIMVTHNVSIAQIASKVIKMTSGNIVEIIYNAHPRNVNEIKW, encoded by the coding sequence ATGTTAAGAGTAGAGAATTTGGTTAAATGTTATCAAAATGGGGATGAATTGCTTTACGCGCTAAATTCAGTTTCTTTGTCTATTGATGAGGGAGAATTCGTAGTAATTCTAGGTCCCTCTGGATCTGGTAAATCTACACTTCTAAATGTAATTTCTGGGTTAGAGCAGCCTGATTCAGGAAGCGTAATGTATGATGACTACGAGATTTGTGGATTAAATCAGAAGGAACTGACCATGTTTAGACGAGACAAGACAGCTTTTATTTTTCAAGCATATCACTTACTCCCATTTTTAAATGTGGAATCTAACGTAAAGATGGGGGCTGATTTAAAAGGAAATCAAAATATTACTGAAATAATTGATGGAGTAGGACTAAGTGGATTAGAACATCGTCTTCCTTATGAACTTTCAGGAGGACAGCAGCAACGAGTGTCAATTGCACGTGCATTAGCAAAGAAACCTGATTTTTTATTTTGTGATGAGCCAACCGGAGCATTGGACGAAGAAACAAGCAAACAAATATTAACATACTTGAAACGGCTTCAAAATCAATTGAAATTTACAATTATTATGGTAACCCATAATGTTAGTATTGCTCAAATTGCATCGAAAGTAATTAAGATGACTAGCGGAAACATAGTAGAAATTATTTACAATGCTCATCCACGTAATGTGAACGAGATAAAATGGTAA